A DNA window from Myripristis murdjan chromosome 19, fMyrMur1.1, whole genome shotgun sequence contains the following coding sequences:
- the oat gene encoding ornithine aminotransferase, mitochondrial, translating into MISKLSRGLRRATPLLCRSVHSGTRPASTAAFKLKTDRRLTSEEVYAREDKYGAHNYHPLPVALERGEGLYVWDVDGNRYYDFLSAYSAVNQGHCHPKIIAALNAQASKLTLTSRAFFNDVLGVYEEYVTKLFGYDKVLPMNTGVEGGETACKLARKWAYNVKGVPKNQAKIIFAEGNFWGRTMAAISSSTDPSSYEGFGPYMPGFELVPYNDVPALEKALQDPNVAAFMVEPIQGEAGVVVPDHGYLTKIRELCTKHNVLWIADEVQTGLARTGRRLAVDHEEVRPDVVILGKALSGGVYPVSAVLCDDEVMLTIKPGEHGSTYGGNPLACRVAVAALEVLEEEKLAENADRMGKLLRDELRKLPKDIVTTVRGKGLLNAIVIKETKDYDAWKVCLRLRDNGLLAKPTHGDIIRLAPPLIIKEHEVQECVDIIQKTILSF; encoded by the exons ATGATTTCCAAACTCAGCCGTGGCCTGAGGCGTGCCACCCCTCTCCTCTGTCGCAGTGTCCACTCCGGTACGCGTCCCGCTTCCACCGCTGCCTTCAAATTGAAGACTGACCGCCGACTCACCTCCGAGGAGGTCTACGCCCGTGAAGACAAGTATGGAGCTCACAACTACCATCCGCTTCCTGTGGCcttggagagaggagagg GCCTGTATGTGTGGGATGTGGATGGCAACAGATACTATGATTTCCTGAGTGCCTACAGTGCAGTGAATCAGGGCCACTGCCACCCAAAGATCATTGCTGCGCTCAACGCCCAGGCATCCAAGCTCACCCTGACCTCCAGAGCATTTTTTAACGACGTGCTGGGAGTCTACGAGGAGTACGTCACAAAACTGTTTGGCTATGACAAAGTCTTGCCCATGAACACCG gTGTTGAAGGTGGTGAAACTGCCTGCAAGCTAGCCCGCAAGTGGGCTTATAATGTAAAGGGTGTTCCCAAAAACCAGGCCAAAATCATTTTTGCAG AGGGGAACTTCTGGGGCCGAACCATGGCAGCCATCTCCAGCTCCACTGACCCCAGCAGTTACGAAGGTTTCGGTCCCTACATGCCAGGCTTTGAGCTCGTCCCATACAATGACGTTCCTGCACTCGAG aaAGCCCTTCAGGATCCAAATGTTGCAGCCTTCATGGTGGAGCCCATCCAGGGGGAGGCTGGCGTGGTGGTGCCTGACCACGGCTACCTGACCAAGATCAGAGAACTTTGCACCAAACACAAT gTGCTGTGGATTGCAGACGAGGTGCAGACAGGTTTGGCGCGTACCGGCCGGCGGCTGGCTGTGGACCACGAGGAGGTTCGTCCAGATGTGGTGATCCTGGGCAAGGCTCTCTCTGGTGGAGTTTACCCT GtatctgctgtgctgtgtgatGATGAGGTGATGCTGACCATCAAGCCTGGAGAGCACGGCTCCACATATGGAGGCAACCCCCTGGCCTGTCGCGTCGCTGTCGCTGCACTTGAG gtcttggaggaggagaagctggcAGAGAACGCTGACAGGATGGGGAAGCTGCTACGGGACGAGCTGAGAAAGCTTCCCAAAGACATCGTCACCACAGTCAGAGGGAAAGGCCTGCTCAATGCCATCGTCATCAAGGAGACTAAAG ATTATGATGCCTGGAAAGTGTGCTTACGTCTCCGTGACAACGGATTGCTGGCCAAACCCACCCATGGTGACATCATCCGCCTGGCCCCTCCCCTCATCATCAAAGAGCATGAGGTGCAAGAGTGTGTTGATATCATCCAGAAGACCATCTTGTCCTTCTAA